In Capsicum annuum cultivar UCD-10X-F1 chromosome 11, UCD10Xv1.1, whole genome shotgun sequence, one genomic interval encodes:
- the LOC107848167 gene encoding NLR family CARD domain-containing protein 3 isoform X1, whose translation MLRRRALSLVLQLSTLFSSSLFHSLSLSMDSLSTLSLCSHTTVNFEFNRRKIGLKSLNSSSSYCLLYISPICIGGRRKCLRMIRAASSSTSGPRRSTNSRRVYKESQAQTPAIPVDQIASLVVPAGAFVVVSFVLWKLVEKVLLPKQAKTTSEESKPTQGLKWSIAAGTNLLPGFGAKVEREAKLRLNDFAKELRSFSIVDMSGRNFGDEGLFFLAESLAYNQTAEEVNFAANGITAVGVKSFDGILQSNIALKTLNLSGNDIGDEGAKCLCDILANNSGIQKLQLNSTGLGDEGAKAIGEMLKKNSTLRVLELNNNLIDYSGFSGLAGSLLENKTLQSLHLNGNYGGALGAAALAKGLEGNKALRELYLQGNSIGDEGVRALISGLSLRKGKLVLLDIANNSVTARGAFHVAEFVKKSKSLLWLNLYMNDIKDEGAEMIAEALKENRSITNIDLGGNDIHAKGISAIAEVLKDNSVITSLELGYNPIGPEGAMALAEVLKFHGNVKDLMLGWCQLGAKGAEYFADMLKYNGTISTVDLRANGLRDEGAICLARSLKVVNESLTTLNLGFNEIRDEGAFAIAQALKANEDVRLTSLNLASNFLTKLGQKKKECTRKMTESLLKIHSVQGEKDAHNL comes from the exons ATGCTTCGACGCCGCGCTTTATCTCTTGTTCTACAACTCTCCACTTTATTTTCCTCTTCCCTGTTTCACTCATTGAGTCTCTCCATGGACTCACTCTCTACACTCTCTTTGTGCTCTCATACAACG GTGAATTTTGAGTTTAATCGTAGAAAAATCGGGCTGAAATCGTTGAACAGTTCATCGAGTTAttgtttactttatatttcacCGATTTGTATTGGAGGAAGAAGAAAATGCTTGCGAATGATTCGAGCTGCTTCTTCTAGTACTAGTGGTCCGAGACGTTCGACAAATTCTCGGAGAGTTTATAAGGAATCACAAGCTCAAACTCCAGCAATACCTGTTGATCAAATTGCTTCGTTGGTTGTGCCGGCTGGTGCTTTCGTGGTTGTCTCTTTTG TTTTGTGGAAGCTGGTGGAGAAAGTTCTTCTACCAAAACAAGCCAAGACTACATCAGAAGAAAGCAAACCTACTCAGGGATTGAAGTGGTCCATTGCTGCTGGGACAAACTTGTTGCCTGGTTTTGGTGCAAAGGTTGAAAGAGAAGCCAAGTTGAGGCTTAATGACTTTGCTAAAGAGCTTAGATCTTTCAGCATTGTTGACATGTCAG GTCGTAACTTTGGAGATGAGGGGCTCTTTTTCCTAGCAGAGAGTTTAGCATATAATCAG ACAGCCGAGGAAGTAAACTTTGCTGCTAATGGAATAACTGCAGTTGGAGTGAAGTCCTTTGATGGCATCTTGCAATCAAACATTGCTTTAAAGACTCTTAACCTATCTGGAAATGATATTGGAGATGAAGGAGCCAAG TGTCTATGTGATATACTGGCAAATAACTCTGGTATTCAAAAGCTCCAGCTGAACAGCACTGGCTTAGGAGATGAG GGAGCCAAAGCCATCGGTGAAATGCTGAAAAAAAATTCAACGTTGCGTGTTCTTGAACTAAACAATAATCTGATTGACTATTCT GGATTTTCCGGTCTTGCTGGATCACTTCTTGAGAATAAAACTTTACAATCCTTACATCTCAA CGGCAACTATGGCGGTGCTTTAGGGGCTGCAGCGTTGGCTAAAGGCCTGGAGGGCAACAAGGCCTTGAGG GAACTTTATTTGCAAGGGAACTCTATTGGCGATGAAGGAGTACGGGCATTAATTTCTGGCCTATCATTGCGTAAAG GGAAACTTGTTTTACTTGACATTGCCAACAATTCAGTTACTGCTAGAGGTGCATTTCATGTTGCAGAATTCGTCAAAAAAAGCAAAAGCTTACTGTGGTTGAATCTCTATATGAATGACATCAAAGACGAG GGAGCTGAAATGATTGCAGAAGCTTTGAAGGAGAACCGCTCAATAACTAACATCGATCTT GGGGGCAACGACATTCATGCTAAGGGTATCAGTGCCATAGCAGAAGTTTTGAAAGATAATTCTGTCATTACCTCA TTGGAACTTGGTTACAACCCCATTGGACCAGAGGGGGCAATGGCATTAGCAGAGGTACTCAAGTTTCATGGAAATGTAAAAGATCTCATGCTTGGTTGGTGTCAG CTTGGAGCCAAAGGTGCGGAATATTTTGCCGATATGTTGAAGTACAACGGTACCATATCCACTGTAGATTTGCGAGCCAATGGACTTAGAGATGAG GGTGCAATCTGCCTTGCTCGGAGTTTAAAGGTGGTCAATGAATCTTTGACGACACTCAATTTAGGGTTCAATGAAATTAGA GATGAAGGAGCTTTTGCTATCGCTCAAGCACTTAAGGCAAATGAAGATGTAAGACTCACATCGTTAAATCTTGCCAGCAACTTCCTCACCAAATTAGGACAG AAGAAAAAGGAATGTACAAGAAAGATGACGGAAAGTTTACTTAAAATCCATTCTGTTCAGGGTGAAAAAGATGCGCATAACCTGTGA
- the LOC107848167 gene encoding NLR family CARD domain-containing protein 3 isoform X2: MLRRRALSLVLQLSTLFSSSLFHSLSLSMDSLSTLSLCSHTTVNFEFNRRKIGLKSLNSSSSYCLLYISPICIGGRRKCLRMIRAASSSTSGPRRSTNSRRVYKESQAQTPAIPVDQIASLVVPAGAFVVVSFVLWKLVEKVLLPKQAKTTSEESKPTQGLKWSIAAGTNLLPGFGAKVEREAKLRLNDFAKELRSFSIVDMSGRNFGDEGLFFLAESLAYNQTAEEVNFAANGITAVGVKSFDGILQSNIALKTLNLSGNDIGDEGAKCLCDILANNSGIQKLQLNSTGLGDEGAKAIGEMLKKNSTLRVLELNNNLIDYSGFSGLAGSLLENKTLQSLHLNGNYGGALGAAALAKGLEGNKALRELYLQGNSIGDEGVRALISGLSLRKGKLVLLDIANNSVTARGAFHVAEFVKKSKSLLWLNLYMNDIKDEGAEMIAEALKENRSITNIDLGGNDIHAKGISAIAEVLKDNSVITSLELGYNPIGPEGAMALAEVLKFHGNVKDLMLGWCQLGAKGAEYFADMLKYNGTISTVDLRANGLRDEGAICLARSLKVVNESLTTLNLGFNEIRDEGAFAIAQALKANEDVRLTSLNLASNFLTKLGQTALTDARDHVFEMTEKELAVMF, from the exons ATGCTTCGACGCCGCGCTTTATCTCTTGTTCTACAACTCTCCACTTTATTTTCCTCTTCCCTGTTTCACTCATTGAGTCTCTCCATGGACTCACTCTCTACACTCTCTTTGTGCTCTCATACAACG GTGAATTTTGAGTTTAATCGTAGAAAAATCGGGCTGAAATCGTTGAACAGTTCATCGAGTTAttgtttactttatatttcacCGATTTGTATTGGAGGAAGAAGAAAATGCTTGCGAATGATTCGAGCTGCTTCTTCTAGTACTAGTGGTCCGAGACGTTCGACAAATTCTCGGAGAGTTTATAAGGAATCACAAGCTCAAACTCCAGCAATACCTGTTGATCAAATTGCTTCGTTGGTTGTGCCGGCTGGTGCTTTCGTGGTTGTCTCTTTTG TTTTGTGGAAGCTGGTGGAGAAAGTTCTTCTACCAAAACAAGCCAAGACTACATCAGAAGAAAGCAAACCTACTCAGGGATTGAAGTGGTCCATTGCTGCTGGGACAAACTTGTTGCCTGGTTTTGGTGCAAAGGTTGAAAGAGAAGCCAAGTTGAGGCTTAATGACTTTGCTAAAGAGCTTAGATCTTTCAGCATTGTTGACATGTCAG GTCGTAACTTTGGAGATGAGGGGCTCTTTTTCCTAGCAGAGAGTTTAGCATATAATCAG ACAGCCGAGGAAGTAAACTTTGCTGCTAATGGAATAACTGCAGTTGGAGTGAAGTCCTTTGATGGCATCTTGCAATCAAACATTGCTTTAAAGACTCTTAACCTATCTGGAAATGATATTGGAGATGAAGGAGCCAAG TGTCTATGTGATATACTGGCAAATAACTCTGGTATTCAAAAGCTCCAGCTGAACAGCACTGGCTTAGGAGATGAG GGAGCCAAAGCCATCGGTGAAATGCTGAAAAAAAATTCAACGTTGCGTGTTCTTGAACTAAACAATAATCTGATTGACTATTCT GGATTTTCCGGTCTTGCTGGATCACTTCTTGAGAATAAAACTTTACAATCCTTACATCTCAA CGGCAACTATGGCGGTGCTTTAGGGGCTGCAGCGTTGGCTAAAGGCCTGGAGGGCAACAAGGCCTTGAGG GAACTTTATTTGCAAGGGAACTCTATTGGCGATGAAGGAGTACGGGCATTAATTTCTGGCCTATCATTGCGTAAAG GGAAACTTGTTTTACTTGACATTGCCAACAATTCAGTTACTGCTAGAGGTGCATTTCATGTTGCAGAATTCGTCAAAAAAAGCAAAAGCTTACTGTGGTTGAATCTCTATATGAATGACATCAAAGACGAG GGAGCTGAAATGATTGCAGAAGCTTTGAAGGAGAACCGCTCAATAACTAACATCGATCTT GGGGGCAACGACATTCATGCTAAGGGTATCAGTGCCATAGCAGAAGTTTTGAAAGATAATTCTGTCATTACCTCA TTGGAACTTGGTTACAACCCCATTGGACCAGAGGGGGCAATGGCATTAGCAGAGGTACTCAAGTTTCATGGAAATGTAAAAGATCTCATGCTTGGTTGGTGTCAG CTTGGAGCCAAAGGTGCGGAATATTTTGCCGATATGTTGAAGTACAACGGTACCATATCCACTGTAGATTTGCGAGCCAATGGACTTAGAGATGAG GGTGCAATCTGCCTTGCTCGGAGTTTAAAGGTGGTCAATGAATCTTTGACGACACTCAATTTAGGGTTCAATGAAATTAGA GATGAAGGAGCTTTTGCTATCGCTCAAGCACTTAAGGCAAATGAAGATGTAAGACTCACATCGTTAAATCTTGCCAGCAACTTCCTCACCAAATTAGGACAG ACAGCTCTCACAGATGCAAGAGACCATGTGTTTGAGATGACTGAGAAAGAGCTTGCTGTTATGTTCTAA